In Elgaria multicarinata webbii isolate HBS135686 ecotype San Diego chromosome 18, rElgMul1.1.pri, whole genome shotgun sequence, the DNA window tgcaggagccctgccctcttttgtatctggtcactctagtgtagctcctgcagcattaactgttgtacTGAAGAGGgtattttgccaggtgctgcaggcatacaaaggacacctgctgaaattcctttttcaattcaacggttaaaggtacaggagccctgtcctcctttccataccgTCACCCTTGGGAagacctcacctctgccatgtCTTTCTCTGCTTTCAGTCCCAGACCTTGCTGCCCACAAGCCCACCATAATTCTGCAGATCGAGTGTGGGGAGGAGCCCTGCTGTGTCGGAAGGCTCCAACACACGAAGATGAGAGAGGTGTCCAGCCACAACGCCTTGGGTAAGGTTcaagctgtggaggctggtggctctgatgtcggtggggCGGTGCACCCGCTTGTTTAAGAGAAACTAAGCGCTCCCTGCAGATTGCTTTGAAAGGTGCCTGCTTTGCGGTATGTAGATGTATTTAATTAATGAATCCATTGCTTAAAAGCCAAACCGTTAATCGATTATAAttgtaaaaattaaataaatgagagATGATTGACAGAGCTACACCAGGCTTTTTGCTGCAGCAAAAAAGTTTATTTCTTTCACCCACCGCAAGACCAACAAACCCTTGGATTTgtgtagcttagaaaaaaaggccgGGGGGTGGTGGGCATTTTAGAGTTAtatgaaattatgcatgttgtTGGAGAAAGTGAAGAGGAGATGGTTTTTCTCCCTCCAGGATTTCAGataggtgttgtttttttctagccttacctggaggtgGAGGGTGTTGAGCCCgggacttttgcatgcaaagcatgttgtcacacagatgagggccaggatctcttctcgatccttccagagtgcaggacacggaaccatgggctcaagttacaagaagccagattccggctggacagcaggaaaaacttcctgactgttagagcagtacgacaatggaatcagttacccagagAGGTGGtgcgctctcccaccctagaggcattcaagagacagctggacagccatctgtcagggatgctttaaggtggattcctgcatcaagcagggggggttggacttgatggccttataggacccttccaactctactattctatgattctgtgtgtgtTTCACCACTGACCTACAACCAGTGAGGTTCTCCAAATGTTGAAGGATAGGTGGGCGTTGGGTGTTCATCCTTCCATGCTTGCAGTCaaagtctctttgcaactgtaaggaACTGGATAATCTGTTCTGATCTAATGGATTCTCCCTTGCATTTACTTGAGCTAATTTTCATTAGCGCTAATATGCTAATAATCTCTATTAGTTTATGTGAATTAGCACTAATGCGGATGTGCGCACTTGCAAATGTGTATTAGTGCTATTCAGATTATCACATATTTGCATGATGTATTTACACAAATCACGCTGATGTTTGTGTCGGCTCTTTTGTTCCAGCACATGGCCAGATCCTGATTAAGAAGGAGTCCTGCCTCGAGGAACATCGCGGTGCGCTGCCATGCTACGCGGTGCACCCGGAGGCCTCCAAGGGGAGCCTGGACAATGGAGCGGTCTGCGAACTGCCCGTCTGGCCGGCAGGCGCCACCTCTGCTGGGAATGGAACGGCCGCCCTGCCACCTTGGCCGAACGACCTCCGGTGGCCAAATTGCAGGGTGGCTGGCCAGGAGGCGGCACCTGTGGCATTTCGGGTGGGGCGTCCAGGagcttctggaggtggtttctgGTCTGTGGGTGTCGCtgttccccagcctgatgcccatgaggagatgctcctaaTCTGCACCCAGTGTCAGAAATGTTTTCCTGCCCGTTCGGCTCGCAGCATCCCAGCCGTGGTACCCGCCGGGCGGGTCACGCAAGTCTGCCCTGAATGCGAGAAGAGCAACCCGGGGAGCCTGCCGGCCGTGGCGCACCAGCAGAGGCACGCTGGGGCGCAGCCCTGCGCCTGCGCCCACTGCTCGTCGCTTCGCCTTCGCCAGCGGGCTCCCAGGGAAGAGCGGCCCTTCAAGTGTGGGAAGTGCGACAAAAGCTTCCGGTACGTGCACGAGTACACCTGGCACCAGAAGGTGCACGCCGGGGAGAAGAACTACAAGTGTGGGGCCTGCGAGAAGGTCTTCCGGCACAAGCAGGAGTTGATGTGGCACCAGCGGACCCACACGGCGGAGTGGCCCCACAAGTGTGGGGCGTGCGAGAAGAGCTTCCGGTTCAAGCAGGAGCTGACATGGCACCTGAAGACCCACTCGGTGGAGCGGCCCTACAAATGCACCGAGTGCGGCAAAAGCTTCCGGTTCAAGCAGGAGTTCATGTGGCACCAGCGGGCCCACGTGGGCGACCGGCCCTACAAGTGCGGCGAGTGCGAGAAGAGCTTCCGGTTCAAGCAGGAGTACACCTGGCACCAGAGGAGCCACGCCGGGGAGAAGACGTACAAGTGCCCCGGCTGCGATAAGAGCTTCCGGTATAAGCAAGAGTTCGTCtggcaccagagaatccacaccggggagCAGCCGTACCCCTGTGCCTCGTGCGACTCCACCTTCACCTGCCGACAGGAATACATGCGCCACCAGCGGCTGCACGATGGGGAGAAGCCGTACCAGTGCCCCCACTGCGAGAAAACCTTCCGCCGGGGCTCCACCCTGATCCGGCACCGGCGGATCCACATGGGCGAGGGGCCTTTCAAATGCTCCCACTGCGACAGGACCTTCGGCCAGAGCGCCAACCTCATCAAGCACCAGCGCACGCACGCGCTGAAGAGCGAGCCCGGGGAGAACGCCTCGGAGTGGCCCCCCTGTTTGCAGGGCTCGGCGGACCCTGTCCAGCAGGACCCCATGGGGATGCTGAGCCTGAAGACCGTGTCTGTGGGGGCTCTCCTACTGCTCAACCTCCAAGAGCCAAAGCAGGAAAAAGACCCAGCTGGCCCCTCGGAGGCTTGGGAGCCTCCAATGTGACGAGGGATCCCTGCTTCGGTAGGGGAAGTAATAGGAATCGTTCCAAAATGGTGATGTGGGGGCCCTTAGATCACTGATGCTTTAGGGGCAGATCGCCAATTTACGGGCATTTTCAGCTATAGCAGctttctatagcagccttccccaacctggtgccctccagaagtgtcagactccaactcccatcattcccggcTGAACTGTACAATAAGGCCATGTCCTCCAAATTCTGTTCATGGGCCCCAGCTGGAAAATACAAGGGTAGggaggccatatgaaaaggaggacagggctcctgtatctttaacagttgtatacaaaatcctaacagttgtatagaattttagcaggtgttgtatgtttgcatgcagcacctggtgaaattcccccttcatcacaacagtgaaagctgcaggagccctgccctcttgaccagttacaaaagagggcagggctcatgcagctttaagtgttgtgaggaagagggaatttccccaggtgctgcatgcagacaaaggacacctgccgaaattcccttttctatgcaactgttaaaggtacaggagcccggtcctcctttccagatggtcaccctattgcaAGGGTGTCTCCTCTCCTGGGCCCATTTGCAAGAAGGAGCAAAAAACTGGAGGAAGCGGTTGGGACACCTTTTGTTCAGAGCCTGTCTGCCTCTGACTGCCAGTTCCCAGAAACAAACCCAGGACAGCTCCCTGCATTTTGCCATGCTTTTGAGTGAGTTTCCCACTGGAGGCAGAGTGCTGGCTAGTTTTTTTTCCTGAGCCAGAACGGCAGTTCTTTATTCTCGGAGAagctctgtatttttttttattgttacttAGCTatcctagagtggccagatttaaaagagggcagggctcctgcagctttgactgctgtgaggaagaggggatttcaccaggttctccatatatacaaatgacacctgctgaaattcccttttcagtacaactgttaaagatacaggagcctggtcctcctttccatagggtcaccctattgttactgttttgagaAGCAGGGCTTGTTCAGCATTCAGTTCTGCCCAGTTTGGGTAGGTTTTCATGGGAACTCAAAACTAAGAGGGAGATCGTGTTCAGACACTTACGGCcttggtttttttctttgtttttgtacaGTAACTACCATTTTGgacggggcctgttcagacaacacgctaagccatggttaggctgtgcagcaaatagtgagcatgttcaaactgtggttatgtagccaccagggttaggaacggttcacatgacacgctaagtcgtAACGTTTCGCTGgcaatgcttaaccaccgtggcttagtgtgtcatctgaacagggtcaaaatgtCCTTAGCCGCTGGGCTCTGTCCTTGTGCCTGCAAGAACACCGTAAGTGTTTCCTTGATTATAAATAGGGCATCGCTCGCTTTTTTCAGGTTCCCTCCCTTCCGGTGCATTCTGGTTCTTCATCCATTCTTTCTCCACCCTAGGAAATCGCCCTCCAGGCTTCCAGAAACAGTTTGTTGAACCTCGGATGCTTCCAGCCAAGGATGTGAACCCCCTGACTCATTCACTGAAGTTGGACATTGGGGTCTGGACATCATCGTCGCTTTCCACCCGTAACCGCTTCGcgttttcccaccgcttcttccatcttttttccttgccgcagaaaatccattaaagaaaaaaggaaaggaaaaacacacacacaaccctaatGGCTGCAAAGCATCTTTTGACTGGTGCCCTCTGAGCCCTTGGGAAGTTTAGCGCTAGATTGTTTAGTGTAgattgaacaacccaacaaagaAGAAGGCAAAGTTGCACCTTCAGAAGGTGCTGAGAAGAGGCTTGGTGATGTTCCCGTCACGGCTTGGACATCCAGAGAAGGCCTCCGGTTTGCACCCGCTCATTTCGGACTCTCCGCTTTGTCGCAACGGTTCAGCCCGCTCTGCCCATCTCGTTCTCCTGCGGCGGCCTGTGACACTTTTGCTCGGCCGGGGATTTGCTCGTTGACTCATGCCGTCTTCACCAAGTCCTTGTTGAGGTTTGGCAGCAAGGACTCCTTACTGGGAGTGTCGTCAAGACATTTTGGCTCTTGAAGTGGAAAATCCAAAGGGCACCCCAACTTAAAATGGGTCTCAGTCGGCTGGGACGTTCTCCTGAGCATTGCCTCTCTGGGATGAAAGGCAGGATCCTGCACAACTCCTGTTTGTTTCAATGGGTCCTGTGTAGAAGAATGCACCGGCCTTTTACGCCACGTTTGATGGCTTCTATCTGCCTCCTTTTAATGACATCGTGATCCACGTGTGTTGGGAGGCCTCATAAGAGGGGCCACACCCAAGGGACATCTGCTTTCACACACTGGGCAAAGTCCTCCTGGAACTTTTCTGGTACGGCCCGATTCTGTCCTAGCAAGCCAACCTGTATCCGACTATCAACCCTGGTGCTGTTCATTTTTCTCTCAGTCAATGCTGTCTTGTCTCCATTGTGAATTTCTGTGAAATCCACCCAATGCCACAAGGCTGCTATTTTCTTActtaaatgaatattttaatGTTGAATCGTGTTTGGATAATGTGTCAAGAAATATGCAATTTTTTTACAGtgggagagtggggaggggggcgcttgcagtggaggggggggaagcagcactACTTCTGGCAcagagttgccaacttttccTTACTTGCAGGGTTCTAGTGTCTTTAAAAGCTGCACGTGCAGCAGAAGTTCAGCAGGAGTGGCTCCCCCCATAAGTACATCTGCTGGCTGAGAGAAGTGTCAGCCCgtaatgcagctgttaaaagcacaggagccctgccagaatAAGAGAGTTGGAGACCTTACTTTTTATCTCTTTGTATATATATCCTTGTGGTTTAAAGTAGAATGTCATAAGCAGATAACCTCTTCTTCTCTGGGCAAGTTGTCAttaatattagtattatattgtttgtttagttttattCTCTGCTCTAGCATTGAGTTACCCTATTTCCATATCTCATCCAAGGATCATCTGGGACaagacttttcttcttcttatacccattttacagactttgaaagagtggtataacTGCCCCAAGGGTGAGGGGGTGAAAACAGCTGCAGAAGGGTGAGAACCCCAGGCTGCTTGTGTAAGGTCCCGGTCATTAAACTGCAGCTCCCGGTGAATTTTCTCACACTCTGGTACCCAAGCTCTGTTGCCGCTGTATTTGGCCCCATGGTGGGGCAATCTCTAGTCCAGACGGATGAATTCACATTCCCTGGTTTTGTACTCGGCTGTCAAGTGAATCCCCCCACTCCACATGGAAATATGGAGTAAAAGAGTTGAAAAACcgcattacttcttctttcttttaagaaCCCAGGTGGCATGCACAAAGAGAAACAGAAGACTGTCACAGGCAACGAATCTGGTCCGGCGTTGCCTTGCTTGGGCTGAACAACCTTGAGTCCTCATAGCTGtaggcaggggaggctggtgggctccagttttggtgggtGGAGGGtccattctaggttttagttGCGATcaaccagaagtctaaaggagctatccaaggtgctgaaccatatttatttattatttattcctgcatttatttttttcctccaaggaacccaaggcagcgtacataatcctcctcttcctctccattttatcctcacaacaacaaccctgtgaggtgggttgggctgagagtctgtgactggcccaaagtcacccagtgggttcccatggccgagtggggactagaacccggatctcctgactcccagtccaacaccttagccactccACTACGCTGGCTCTCATATCCCCCCAAAAGATACCCCTTGTCTCTCTGATGCCGGGGGaggcaaaaagggggtggggtgggaggggtgccAGGGGGCAGATTGCTCCATAGAGATGCTCTTGACACAGGAGGAAACGTATCCCACTCCTTCAAGTGGAAGGGAAATCatcaaaggggtgtgtggggggggaataccCCCTGaagggaaaacaaaagaaaatgctgcTGCTCCTTCACTTGCATCCTGCCAGCCCAAATCCAGCGTGGCTGTGAGCCAGGTAGTTTCTCTACTTTTGCGTCTTTGCGGCCCCACTGGCAGCGTTGCTCTGTCCAGGAATTTACTCTTTCTCTTTCCTGACATTCCCTCCCTTACCaccttcctaacctggtgccctccaaatgcgttggactgcaactcccatcctccctggCTATCAAGGCTAATGGCTAggagttgctgggagttgtagtccaaaacatctggcgggcaccaggttggaaaagctgCTTTATGCTGTGGCTGTGATATTTATCATAGCTGCAGTCATTTTTGTAGAAGcaggcttttctatgcaactgttaaagacaccggagccttcctttccatatggtcaccctgtcaaAGGCGGAGCAAAGGGCTTTTTTAGCCCTTACAAACATAATGAGATATTTGAGCGCTGCTGTTTTTCACCTGCAGGTGGCGCTGGAGCCTTCCTAACAACAAGATGgacacaatattttatttatttatttttatttatttatttattacatttctataccgcccaatagtctgagctctctgggcggttcacaaaaattaaaaacattcaaagtataaaacaacagtataaaaccataatataaaatacaatataaaagctcaaccagataaaaacagcagcaatgcaaaattacaaatttaaaacaccaagttaaaatttatttatagactgttaaaatgctgggagaataaaaaggtcttcacctggcgtctaaaagcatataatgtaggtgccaagcgaacctccttagggagctcattccacagccggggtgccacagcagagaaggccctcctcctggtagccacctgcctcacttcctttggcaggggctcacagagaaggacccctgaggatatgggaggaggcgttccttcagataaccttgctccaagccgtttaggcgCCAGGTTATCCAAAGTGAATTTCGGCTGCAGAAGGGTCAGCTCTCAACCACCTTCCAAATCACATTGCTCTGCttgcatgcaaaaaaagaaagaaaaccaggtTCACTGCAGTGCTGGCATGGCAGGGCCTTGGAGCAGGAGGGCCTGCAAATGTAGCAGGGCTGTTACACCatattttgaagcagtagtgcgATCTAACGAGGCCCACCCCTGTAAGGCCATACCAAACCGAACCCTGGCAGGTCTAGGGAAGCAGCCAGGCAGCAGGCATTAGAGACACATATGGCCTGGTTATGCTGGAAGGGGCAGATGCCAACACAAGGCCCACCCCTTGCAAAGCACATGGGATAATTGTCCAGGGCTTTCGAGTCCTTCATACAATGTGTCCTTCATATAGGTATCGGTCCCAAAATGTGTatggtttggagaaagtggacagacgTTTTTCtcctctcatcatactagaacccaacaggctCATTTCATGGAGCTGAACAGTGGGTGATCTGGGACAGAGGGCTGCGGGTCCCTGGACTTCACCTTCAGAGTCCAGCTCTTGTTGCACCGCTGTGCCACTCCCTCCATGCCGGAAGtctcagcccaacacatctggaagggctcctgtatcttcaacagtgtTTTCAAAggagattttcagcaggtgtcatttgtctgcatacagctcctggtgaaattccctcttcatcacaacagagaaagctgcaggagctatactagagtgaccagatacaaaacagggcagggctcctgcagctttcactggtgtgatggaggggatttcaccaggtgctgcatgcatataaataaattaaataaataaataaataaataaaataacacggGCTGAATtgcccctttcaatacaactgttaaagatgcaggagcctggtcttcctttccatatggtcaccctactgaaccccctccagcttgtctgcatccttcttaaagtgtggagccgagaactggacgcaatactctagatgaggcctaaccagggctgaatagagaggaaccaatacctcatgtgatttggaagctatacttctatgaacgcagcccaaagtagcatttgcctttcttgcatgcCTTGATAGCATGCGGACTTGCTTCTTGCACCCCAATGTGTTTGAATTGGCTAAGGCTGCCTAGTAGGAAATGTACTCTGCATAAACTCAGAGGGAACCTCCATTTTATCATTACCAGGTCTGTCCCTCAGTGCTGAAGTGAAGTTCTGGGGCGGAGGACCAATGAAGCCAGGGTCTAGTCAAGTctggttagggtggccacttacggatcaccaaaaaagaagagaaaagagggtACGGATGTGCAGAACATCTGCATTGCTAATGGGTACATATGGATGCTAATgtggaaataattactgtaattagAAATACAATCCATCGCCCCTGTGGCTGGGTGACCTGGGTACCTTCCCAGGCTCCTGCCCAGGTGCCACTCAGTGCAGGAGGCCCCTggtctgctctcccttcttcggTTCTTGAACCTTCAGCCGGATTTGGACCGGACAGCCCTTGAAACAGAGAGCAGTCCTCTGCAAAGCAGAACACGCGCCCAGCTTGCCATTGCTGCAGAAAGTTTTCTGGTTTCTTTAAAGGCAGGGTCTGGGTGCGGTTTTGTTGTCAACAGCTCCTTCCCTGATTATTTATAACTAAGTGGCTGGGAAAATTGCATCGAAACCTCTCCTTGACCAAATGCTTCTTGGCTGGGCTGGGATCTCAAGACCAGCAGAGAGGCTGCTGTCAacagcaggaggagggagggacggagggaggtgAGGGCAGCTCAGGGCTGAGTCGCAAAACCAAATAGGAGGAAAGTCAGGGACCCACCCAGGAGATTAAATAATGGCGAGGAAGGCTAATTGGCTGGAAACACAATCCTGGGAAGGTTGTATTTTCTTTATGATTAGCACATTTGTTTAATCAACAAGCAAACGGTCTCCTGTTCTCTTCCGCTCACCTCCCCCCCCGGTCCTTCCCGGCCGCACACAGATGGGACTTGTCCACTGTGGGCACAACATGACCCACCGGGGAAAATAGATGTAATCTCTTCTCATCTGAAGTACAAAAGGGTGCCGGGTCAAAGGATAcgtagaggagggcaacgaggctgatcaggggtctggaagcgaACCACAGCTAAGCACCAAACTACAAGTCACCTCAACTGTATCGCCCGTGCCACTTTGTGCCGCCTCCTTGCTGCCACTGACGACTtccagggcagtggaggctggtggctctgatgttgctggagcggtgaatccgctctgggtttcaatcagaactagtcagaactctaaagttgctctccaaggtgcagatCTCCACATCGTCGGGCCAGAAGCTGGGGTGAGGGAgtattttgtttcttgttttgctttgcttctttTCCCAGTCCGTGCGCTGGTGTTTGCCAGCGCTGAGCTAAGTGTTTCCAAGGGAGGCAGATAACCCCAGCACCTGAATCAATCACAGCCTTTTCCTGAGGTTCTTCTGCAAAACTTCTGACATTTCCCTGGAGACCCCTCCATCAGCAGGCAGGCCAGTAGGCCAGCAGGCCTGGCTGTttctgttggggtggggtgggggaggccttgCTGTTTTGTTCAGGAATGCAAGAAGCAGCGGATCTAGCGTTGCCGTTGGCTTGCAAGAACAAAAATCCAAGGCTCATAATGGACAGCAAGGGAGAAAAGTTAGGGAAGAGtgcaatataatatatatatatgattggtgggagatttatcTTGCAGAAATTAGGCTGTGGATCAGGACTAGAGCTGAAAGCGGtgtgtgcccacccaccccaaacatctCCAAGAATTAAAATGCCACAATTTTCCAATGTTTgcagaatatttatttgtttgtttaaatttagTTTACACACTTCTGTCCTGTTGTATAATCCCAAAGGTTCTCAAACTGCTTTACAAACAGTTTTAAGCCAAATAATAACATTACAATAAATTCCTAAAATGTCAGTCATCAAAGCCGGATAACACAAAAAGATGAACCCTAACCACCACCCAGCAGCATGTGCTAGACAGCAAATGCCCCTTTAAATAATAGCCACGGCCTCATCAGCGTTCAGAAAAGCAACAGCTACTGATAGGAAGCGGGATGGCCTCCTTGGAGAGTGAATGCAGCACCCCAAATGCCCTGCTTAATACTGATATTTGACATGTGTTGATGTGAAATTAAtgactgtgtttggacaacacaatagccaacgggaggctaatagtcaactccacggttgattatcaaggggttactccccacatgacatgattataatcaaccatggtgtggattaaggccagcatcaagttgaATATTACtcaacagtggctgagttcggacgacatatTAGGCCACAGACAGGGAATAACACACTCACCGTGCATTATTTTCCCTGTACTcctcacatgacatgttgccTCTCCCCCAGTTGCATGGCTAAAAGTCTCagcgtccttctgggctgctggtactcctccctcagtcctcccggtcatatcccatcaaccattgtgagttctgccagctgtacaggagctGTACAGgtgtttttggccactcttgctggagaactctatggccaatatAATAGTGCAATCGACCTCCAcacgacattttaatcaattgtttatttgataagcaatggagcagcccattgtttttctgcattgcttaattagataataataatgtactgtgtgttgtgtgtgcatttgtCCCCCCACGATACAATAATAAACTCAACAGAGGGTTGA includes these proteins:
- the LOC134410660 gene encoding zinc finger protein 436-like, coding for MAGATRSTLQDLLTFEEVAIYFSPEEWEWLADWQKALYKDVMTNNYEMLISLVPDLAAHKPTIILQIECGEEPCCVGRLQHTKMREVSSHNALAHGQILIKKESCLEEHRGALPCYAVHPEASKGSLDNGAVCELPVWPAGATSAGNGTAALPPWPNDLRWPNCRVAGQEAAPVAFRVGRPGASGGGFWSVGVAVPQPDAHEEMLLICTQCQKCFPARSARSIPAVVPAGRVTQVCPECEKSNPGSLPAVAHQQRHAGAQPCACAHCSSLRLRQRAPREERPFKCGKCDKSFRYVHEYTWHQKVHAGEKNYKCGACEKVFRHKQELMWHQRTHTAEWPHKCGACEKSFRFKQELTWHLKTHSVERPYKCTECGKSFRFKQEFMWHQRAHVGDRPYKCGECEKSFRFKQEYTWHQRSHAGEKTYKCPGCDKSFRYKQEFVWHQRIHTGEQPYPCASCDSTFTCRQEYMRHQRLHDGEKPYQCPHCEKTFRRGSTLIRHRRIHMGEGPFKCSHCDRTFGQSANLIKHQRTHALKSEPGENASEWPPCLQGSADPVQQDPMGMLSLKTVSVGALLLLNLQEPKQEKDPAGPSEAWEPPM